Proteins from a genomic interval of Pseudomonas anuradhapurensis:
- a CDS encoding ketopantoate reductase family protein, with the protein MKICILGAGALGCAIGAALSEAGHETWLLNRGRAHVEAMQRHGLQVQDERGVRQMQVNAACAAEDVGVADLVVVLVKSFHTREAIAGAAALIGPQTLVLSLQNGLGHEDLLAEAVGPQRVLAGKTYVGGVLLGPGSIRAGVAGKQTFIGELDGRRTPRVQAIAEVFNGAGLATTVSDNILGTMWDKLLVNVATGALSGITRLSYGQLYSEPLLESTAKAAVAEAIAVAERAGIRLSLADPDAAWRLAAEGLPASFRTSMLQSLEKGSVSEIDFINGSVVRWGQRHGVATPVNATLVACIKGIERAMADQHKGSHS; encoded by the coding sequence GTGAAAATCTGCATTCTGGGCGCCGGCGCGCTGGGTTGCGCCATCGGTGCAGCCTTGAGCGAGGCGGGGCATGAAACCTGGTTGTTGAACCGTGGCCGCGCACATGTCGAGGCCATGCAGCGGCACGGGCTGCAGGTGCAGGACGAGCGCGGCGTGCGCCAGATGCAGGTGAATGCGGCCTGCGCCGCCGAAGATGTCGGTGTGGCCGACCTGGTGGTGGTGCTGGTCAAGTCGTTCCACACCCGCGAGGCGATCGCAGGGGCAGCCGCGCTGATCGGGCCGCAGACGCTGGTGCTGTCGCTGCAGAACGGTCTCGGCCACGAAGACCTGCTGGCCGAGGCCGTAGGCCCGCAGCGGGTATTGGCAGGCAAGACCTACGTCGGCGGCGTGCTGCTGGGGCCGGGCTCGATCCGTGCCGGAGTGGCCGGCAAGCAGACGTTCATCGGTGAGCTTGATGGCAGGCGCACCCCACGGGTGCAGGCCATCGCCGAAGTATTCAACGGCGCCGGGCTCGCCACCACGGTCAGCGACAACATTCTCGGCACCATGTGGGACAAGCTGCTGGTCAACGTCGCCACTGGCGCGCTCAGCGGCATTACCCGGCTCAGCTATGGCCAGTTGTACAGCGAGCCGCTGCTGGAAAGCACCGCCAAGGCCGCGGTGGCCGAAGCCATCGCCGTCGCCGAACGCGCCGGTATCCGCCTGAGCCTTGCCGACCCGGACGCCGCGTGGCGGCTGGCCGCCGAAGGCCTGCCGGCGAGCTTCCGCACTTCGATGCTGCAGAGCCTGGAAAAGGGCTCGGTCAGCGAAATCGATTTCATCAACGGCTCCGTCGTGCGCTGGGGCCAGCGCCACGGCGTGGCTACGCCGGTCAACGCGACCCTGGTGGCTTGTATCAAGGGTATCGAGCGCGCCATGGCCGATCAGCACAAGGGGAGTCATTCATGA
- a CDS encoding LysR family transcriptional regulator yields the protein MSALDTLPDPKLLQLFDVLYQCRSVTRTAEQLGQSQPTVSIWLGRLREELNDPLFVRTPGGMAPTPRADQLIGPCREVLESLRRLTTWAPQFDPATAQRRFRLCVSDASHITLLPSILNHLRSHAPGIRLEAARIDGNTESALESGEADLAIGFVPWLGAGMYQQVLFEQDWVCLSNPHHPRLGQGIGVAQYQAEGHVQVSAGTGQKLLEAGLARAGIERRIMLELPGFLGLGMIVGSTDLVATLPRHIGQTLAAMHGLQVHDCPFAVEGFTVKQHWHARYQQDSGNRWMREVIRALFQSAGSQQR from the coding sequence ATGAGCGCACTCGACACCCTGCCCGATCCCAAGCTGCTGCAGCTGTTCGATGTGCTGTACCAGTGCCGCAGCGTGACCCGTACGGCAGAGCAACTGGGCCAGAGCCAACCGACCGTGAGTATCTGGCTGGGCCGCTTGCGCGAAGAACTGAACGACCCGCTGTTCGTGCGCACCCCAGGCGGCATGGCCCCTACCCCGCGGGCGGACCAGTTGATCGGGCCCTGCCGCGAAGTACTGGAATCGCTGCGGCGCCTGACCACCTGGGCACCGCAATTCGATCCGGCCACGGCGCAGCGGCGCTTTCGCCTGTGCGTCAGCGATGCCAGCCACATCACCTTGCTGCCCAGCATCCTCAACCACCTGCGCAGCCATGCGCCAGGCATTCGCCTGGAGGCGGCACGCATCGATGGCAATACCGAAAGCGCCCTGGAATCGGGCGAAGCGGACCTGGCCATCGGCTTCGTACCGTGGCTCGGCGCGGGCATGTACCAGCAAGTGTTGTTCGAACAGGACTGGGTCTGCCTGAGCAACCCGCACCACCCGCGCCTGGGCCAAGGCATAGGCGTGGCGCAGTACCAGGCCGAAGGGCATGTGCAGGTCAGTGCCGGGACCGGGCAGAAGTTGCTCGAGGCCGGCCTGGCGCGGGCCGGCATCGAACGCAGGATCATGCTGGAGCTGCCGGGGTTTCTCGGCCTGGGCATGATTGTCGGCTCGACCGACCTGGTGGCCACGCTGCCACGGCACATCGGCCAGACCCTGGCCGCCATGCATGGTTTGCAGGTGCACGATTGCCCGTTTGCGGTAGAAGGTTTCACCGTCAAGCAGCATTGGCACGCACGGTACCAGCAGGACAGTGGCAATCGCTGGATGCGGGAGGTGATCCGGGCGTTGTTCCAGAGCGCAGGCAGTCAGCAGCGCTGA
- a CDS encoding glutathione-independent formaldehyde dehydrogenase, whose product MKAIVYNGPRDVAVKDVPDARIEKPTDVLVRITTSNICGSDLHMYEGRTSFEAGRVFGHENLGEVIEVGAGVDRVKVGDRVCLPFNIGCGFCENCEKGLTGFCLTANPGAAGAAYGFADMGPYQGGQAELLRVPYADFNCLVLPEDAQEREDDYVMLADIFPTGWHATELAGLQPGESIAIYGAGPVGLMAAYSAIIKGASQVFVVDNQPDRLQLAARLGATPINAVEHKAVEEIMNLTHGKGTDRGCECVGYQCCNRHGHEVNYLTMNNLVASTKATGGIGVVGVFVPEDPGAKNDLAKEGKMAFDFGAFWFKGQHIRTGQANVKAYNRRLAALIHHGRAKPSQIISHRLTLAEGPDAYKHFDARDDGWTKVVLKPAA is encoded by the coding sequence ATGAAAGCTATCGTCTATAACGGCCCGCGTGACGTCGCCGTCAAGGATGTACCGGACGCAAGAATCGAAAAACCCACTGACGTGCTGGTACGCATCACCACCAGCAATATCTGCGGCTCCGACCTGCACATGTATGAGGGCCGTACCTCGTTCGAAGCCGGGCGTGTGTTCGGCCATGAGAACCTTGGCGAAGTGATCGAGGTGGGCGCCGGGGTCGACCGGGTCAAGGTCGGTGACCGTGTCTGCCTGCCCTTCAATATCGGCTGCGGGTTCTGCGAGAACTGCGAAAAAGGCCTGACCGGATTCTGCCTCACGGCCAACCCGGGGGCTGCCGGTGCTGCCTATGGCTTTGCCGACATGGGCCCCTATCAAGGTGGCCAGGCAGAGTTGTTGCGTGTGCCTTACGCTGATTTTAACTGCCTGGTGCTGCCGGAGGACGCCCAGGAGCGCGAAGACGACTACGTCATGCTCGCGGATATCTTCCCCACTGGCTGGCATGCAACGGAGCTGGCCGGGCTGCAGCCGGGCGAAAGTATCGCGATCTATGGCGCCGGCCCAGTGGGGCTGATGGCGGCCTACTCGGCAATCATCAAGGGCGCCTCGCAGGTGTTCGTGGTAGACAACCAGCCAGATCGGCTGCAGCTTGCCGCGCGGCTTGGGGCAACGCCGATCAACGCCGTCGAGCACAAGGCCGTGGAAGAAATCATGAACCTGACCCACGGCAAAGGCACCGACCGGGGCTGCGAATGCGTGGGCTATCAGTGCTGCAACAGGCATGGCCATGAAGTGAACTACCTGACCATGAACAACCTGGTTGCCTCGACCAAGGCTACCGGTGGCATAGGCGTAGTGGGGGTGTTCGTGCCAGAAGACCCGGGGGCGAAGAACGACCTGGCAAAAGAGGGCAAGATGGCCTTCGATTTCGGCGCGTTCTGGTTCAAGGGCCAACATATCCGCACCGGCCAGGCGAACGTCAAGGCCTATAACCGGCGCCTTGCAGCGCTCATCCATCATGGGCGTGCCAAGCCTTCGCAGATCATCTCCCATCGCCTGACGCTTGCCGAAGGCCCCGATGCCTACAAGCATTTCGATGCGCGGGATGATGGCTGGACCAAGGTGGTGCTCAAGCCTGCTGCCTGA
- a CDS encoding tetratricopeptide repeat protein, giving the protein MPNTLALSALLLLLSAITAPAALAGERSAPARSNNASTVLIETASQQYAEGQLDQAAATLERALHIQPNNPATLHYLGVLRLQQGQYEQAETLALRSNLRVGANHALRNRNLQLIEAAHNARRSGMLPTAAH; this is encoded by the coding sequence ATGCCCAATACACTTGCTCTGTCGGCCTTGCTGTTATTGTTAAGCGCCATCACGGCACCCGCTGCACTGGCCGGCGAGCGCTCCGCACCGGCACGTAGCAACAATGCCTCGACCGTGCTGATCGAGACGGCTTCGCAGCAGTATGCCGAAGGCCAGCTGGACCAGGCGGCTGCCACCCTGGAACGCGCGCTGCACATTCAACCGAACAACCCGGCAACCTTGCACTACCTCGGCGTTCTGCGCCTTCAGCAAGGGCAATACGAACAGGCCGAAACCCTGGCGCTGCGCTCCAACCTGCGTGTCGGCGCCAACCATGCGTTACGCAATCGCAACCTGCAACTGATAGAGGCCGCGCACAACGCCCGGCGCTCAGGCATGCTGCCGACCGCTGCGCATTGA
- a CDS encoding SDR family oxidoreductase, whose protein sequence is MSVAKVAIITAGGSGMGAAAARRLAADGFKVGILSSSGKGEALARELGGIGITGSNQSVADLQRLVDAVVGQWGRVDVLVNSAGHGPRAPILEISDEDWHKGMDTYLLNVIRPTRLVTPIMQRQKGGTIINISTAWAFEPNEMFPTSAVFRSGLAAFSKIFADTYAADNVRINNVLPGWIDSLPATEQRRDSVPLKRYGSSEEIAATIAFLASEGAAYITGQNIRVDGGLTRSV, encoded by the coding sequence ATGTCTGTAGCAAAAGTAGCCATCATCACCGCCGGTGGCAGCGGCATGGGTGCCGCAGCGGCACGCCGCCTGGCCGCCGACGGTTTCAAGGTCGGCATCCTGTCGTCCTCGGGCAAGGGCGAAGCGCTGGCCAGGGAACTGGGCGGTATTGGTATTACCGGCAGCAACCAGTCGGTTGCCGACCTGCAGCGCCTGGTCGATGCCGTGGTCGGGCAGTGGGGGCGCGTCGATGTGCTGGTGAACAGCGCCGGCCACGGGCCACGCGCGCCGATCCTGGAGATCAGCGACGAGGACTGGCACAAGGGCATGGATACCTACTTGCTCAATGTCATTCGCCCGACCCGCCTGGTGACGCCGATCATGCAGCGGCAGAAGGGCGGGACCATCATCAACATCTCCACCGCCTGGGCGTTCGAACCCAACGAGATGTTCCCCACCTCGGCGGTGTTTCGTTCGGGGCTGGCTGCGTTCAGCAAGATCTTCGCCGACACCTACGCCGCCGACAACGTGCGCATCAACAATGTCCTGCCTGGCTGGATCGACAGCTTGCCAGCCACCGAGCAGCGCCGCGACAGCGTACCGCTCAAGCGCTATGGCTCCAGCGAGGAAATTGCCGCGACCATCGCCTTCCTGGCCAGCGAAGGGGCCGCCTATATCACCGGGCAGAACATCAGGGTCGATGGTGGCCTGACGCGTAGTGTCTAG
- a CDS encoding LysR substrate-binding domain-containing protein: protein MPAGYPGLPSLNALRVFEVVARHLNFRLAAEELGVTQAAVAQQVRGLEASLQVRLFERLPRGLGLTDAGHAYSTSVRSALAMIEEATRLLRPVPSHLTVSVTPTFASKWLIPRLGHFTERHPEIDLRVLATDRLSHFHTDGVDLAVRYGQPPFAPGLNAELLMAPTVVAVASPGLLAEMGRPGDFAALQRYVALHDAHNFWPQFHAAVFPGHPPASARNVRFNQTSLAIEAAIGGQGITLASQAFVSDDIAAGRLVQVFPQRLQLDKAFYLVWPRKRQPSATLQTVRAWLQAQAHDRKSIV from the coding sequence ATGCCTGCAGGTTACCCCGGATTGCCTTCGCTCAATGCGCTACGCGTGTTCGAAGTGGTGGCGCGTCACTTGAACTTCCGCCTGGCGGCCGAAGAGCTTGGCGTGACCCAGGCGGCTGTCGCCCAGCAAGTGCGCGGGCTGGAGGCCAGCCTGCAGGTGCGCCTGTTCGAGCGCCTGCCGCGCGGCCTTGGCCTGACCGACGCCGGGCATGCCTACAGCACCAGCGTGCGCAGCGCCCTGGCAATGATCGAGGAAGCCACGCGCTTGTTGCGCCCGGTGCCGTCCCACCTCACCGTCAGCGTGACGCCAACCTTTGCCTCGAAATGGCTGATCCCCAGGCTCGGGCACTTTACCGAGCGCCACCCCGAGATTGACCTGCGGGTACTGGCGACCGACCGGCTATCCCACTTTCATACCGACGGTGTAGACCTGGCCGTGCGTTATGGCCAGCCGCCATTTGCGCCGGGGCTGAACGCTGAATTGCTGATGGCCCCCACAGTGGTCGCGGTGGCCAGCCCCGGGTTGCTGGCCGAAATGGGGCGACCCGGCGATTTCGCCGCCTTGCAGCGTTATGTGGCGTTGCACGATGCGCACAACTTCTGGCCGCAGTTCCACGCCGCAGTGTTCCCCGGCCATCCGCCCGCTAGCGCCCGCAACGTGCGCTTCAACCAGACTTCGCTGGCCATCGAAGCCGCGATTGGCGGGCAGGGCATTACCCTGGCCAGCCAGGCCTTTGTCAGCGACGACATTGCCGCCGGCCGCCTGGTGCAAGTGTTCCCGCAGCGATTGCAGCTGGACAAGGCGTTCTATCTGGTATGGCCACGCAAAAGGCAGCCGTCTGCAACCCTGCAGACCGTCAGGGCGTGGCTACAGGCGCAGGCGCACGATAGAAAATCTATCGTCTAG
- a CDS encoding GNAT family N-acetyltransferase, which yields MQIRPLTHDDLPHASALCMDAFTQAVAPTLPAQGVATFARVAAADAFAERMQGDNLILVGVVDGAMVGLVELKQGCHIAMLFIAPRWQRQGIGARLMNAALEHARVEVVTVRASLPSVPAYQHYGFTLAGEVNAFAGMVYQPMEKRLPGWRER from the coding sequence ATGCAGATACGCCCACTGACCCACGATGATCTGCCCCACGCCAGTGCCCTGTGCATGGATGCTTTCACCCAGGCCGTCGCGCCCACGCTGCCAGCGCAGGGTGTGGCAACGTTTGCCAGGGTGGCAGCGGCCGACGCGTTTGCCGAACGCATGCAAGGCGACAACCTGATACTGGTCGGGGTGGTGGATGGCGCCATGGTGGGCCTGGTCGAACTCAAGCAAGGCTGCCATATCGCCATGCTGTTCATCGCCCCCCGCTGGCAACGCCAGGGCATCGGCGCGCGCCTGATGAACGCAGCGCTGGAACACGCCAGGGTGGAGGTCGTGACCGTCAGGGCATCACTGCCTTCGGTACCTGCCTACCAACACTACGGTTTCACCCTGGCAGGCGAGGTGAATGCGTTTGCCGGGATGGTCTATCAACCCATGGAGAAGCGCTTGCCCGGCTGGCGTGAGCGATGA
- a CDS encoding LysR family transcriptional regulator → MNRNDLRRVDMNLLVLFEALMIERNLTRVGEKLFITQPTVSAALARLRELFDDPLLIRNGRAMEPTPRAMQIFAELGPAMDVISAAISRAREFDPASSCNVFRLGLSDDAEFGLFPALLQALREEAPNISVVVRRANFLLMPGLLSSGEISVGVSYTTDLPATAKRRKLRDIGVRVLRADDRPGPLSLDEYCARPHVMVSFSGDMSGNIDLDLARIGRCRKVVLAVPQFGSLRALLRNTELIATVPDYAACALADDGSLRADPAPFDITEAELSMVWSGAQDNDPAERWLRERILQFMAAR, encoded by the coding sequence ATGAACCGCAACGACCTGCGCCGCGTCGACATGAACCTGCTGGTGTTGTTCGAAGCCCTGATGATCGAACGCAACCTGACCCGCGTCGGCGAAAAGCTGTTCATCACCCAGCCCACCGTCAGTGCCGCGCTCGCGCGCCTGCGCGAGCTGTTCGACGACCCGCTGCTGATCCGCAACGGCCGGGCCATGGAGCCCACGCCGAGGGCCATGCAGATCTTCGCCGAGCTGGGGCCGGCCATGGATGTGATCTCCGCCGCAATCAGCCGCGCCCGCGAGTTCGACCCGGCCAGCAGTTGCAACGTGTTCCGCCTGGGGTTGTCGGACGATGCCGAGTTCGGGCTGTTCCCGGCCCTGCTGCAAGCCCTGCGCGAAGAGGCGCCGAACATCAGCGTGGTGGTGCGGCGGGCCAACTTCCTGCTGATGCCGGGGCTGCTGTCCAGCGGCGAGATCTCGGTCGGGGTGAGCTACACCACTGACCTGCCGGCCACCGCCAAACGCCGCAAGCTGCGCGACATCGGCGTACGGGTATTGCGTGCCGACGACCGTCCGGGCCCGCTGAGCCTCGACGAATATTGCGCCCGCCCGCATGTAATGGTGTCGTTCTCCGGCGACATGAGTGGCAACATCGACCTCGACCTGGCGCGCATCGGCCGCTGCCGCAAGGTGGTGCTGGCGGTGCCGCAGTTCGGCAGCCTGCGCGCCCTGCTGCGCAACACCGAGCTGATCGCCACGGTGCCGGACTATGCCGCCTGCGCCTTGGCCGACGATGGCAGCCTGCGCGCCGACCCGGCGCCGTTCGACATCACCGAGGCCGAGCTGTCGATGGTCTGGAGCGGTGCCCAGGACAACGACCCAGCCGAGCGCTGGTTGCGCGAGCGCATCCTGCAGTTCATGGCGGCGCGGTAA
- a CDS encoding DMT family transporter translates to MSSSTPLSGVNQPLRGIALVVVATFLFASHDALSKFLGGLYPIIMVVWARYVVHTLLMAGIFLPKAGLNVLRTRRPLLQTLRALSLLSTSLLFTSGLQYLPLAEATAVNFLAPVLVTALSAPLLKERVTVGQWVAVVMGFIGVLVVVHPGGAMFTPAILYPFGSALGFCFYQLLTRILAAHDSPTTSNFYAGLCNTLAMSALVPFFWEMPRWDHALLMLALGGFGMTAHLLLTQAFRHAAPALLAPFSYCQIVFAGLLGLVVYSQVPDTLSLVGIAVICLSGLGAAWMQRGK, encoded by the coding sequence ATGAGTTCCAGCACACCGCTGTCCGGAGTCAACCAACCCCTGCGCGGCATTGCCCTGGTGGTGGTGGCGACGTTCCTGTTCGCCAGCCACGATGCCCTGTCCAAGTTCCTTGGCGGCCTGTACCCGATCATCATGGTGGTGTGGGCGCGGTATGTGGTGCATACCCTGCTGATGGCCGGCATTTTCCTGCCCAAGGCCGGGCTCAACGTGTTGCGTACGCGCCGCCCGCTGCTGCAGACCTTGCGTGCGTTGAGCCTGCTGAGTACCAGCCTGCTGTTCACCAGTGGCCTGCAGTACCTGCCGCTGGCCGAGGCGACGGCGGTCAACTTCCTCGCCCCGGTGCTGGTCACTGCGTTGTCGGCGCCGCTGCTCAAGGAACGGGTCACGGTGGGGCAGTGGGTCGCGGTGGTGATGGGTTTCATCGGCGTGCTGGTGGTGGTGCACCCGGGAGGCGCGATGTTCACCCCGGCCATCCTCTACCCGTTCGGTTCGGCGCTGGGTTTCTGCTTCTATCAATTGCTGACGCGCATCCTGGCCGCGCATGACAGCCCGACCACCAGCAACTTCTATGCGGGGTTGTGCAATACCCTGGCCATGAGCGCGCTGGTGCCGTTCTTTTGGGAGATGCCGCGCTGGGACCACGCCTTGCTGATGCTGGCGCTGGGCGGCTTCGGCATGACCGCGCACCTGCTGCTGACCCAGGCTTTCCGCCATGCCGCGCCGGCTTTGCTGGCGCCGTTCAGCTATTGCCAGATCGTGTTTGCCGGGTTGCTGGGCCTGGTGGTCTACAGCCAGGTGCCGGATACCCTGAGCCTGGTCGGCATTGCGGTGATCTGCCTGAGTGGGCTGGGGGCGGCGTGGATGCAGCGGGGCAAGTAG
- a CDS encoding aldo/keto reductase — MQRLTTRNGLNLPAIGLGTWPMTGTECTQAVRQALELGYRHIDTASAYANEADVGQALRDSDVPREQIHLTTKVWWDRLAPKAMRQSLEDSLRAIGTEQVDLFHIHWPGKDCDLARSIETLVALRDEGKARSIGVANFPLGLLRQVVETLGAPLSAIQVEYHVLLGQPALLDYARRHDLLLTAYTPLARGQAAAHPVIQAIAGKHGVLPSQVALKWLLDQDGVAVIPKASSRANQLANLAALNVQLDDQDRAAIAGLPKDQRVVSPAFAPDWDS, encoded by the coding sequence ATGCAAAGGCTCACTACCCGTAACGGCCTGAACCTGCCTGCGATCGGCCTGGGCACCTGGCCAATGACCGGCACCGAGTGCACCCAGGCCGTGCGCCAGGCGCTTGAACTTGGCTACCGGCACATCGACACCGCCAGCGCCTACGCCAATGAAGCCGACGTCGGCCAGGCCCTGCGCGACAGCGACGTGCCACGCGAGCAGATCCACCTGACCACCAAGGTGTGGTGGGACCGCCTGGCGCCCAAGGCCATGCGCCAGTCGCTGGAAGACAGCCTGCGCGCCATCGGCACCGAGCAGGTCGACCTGTTTCACATCCATTGGCCTGGCAAGGACTGCGACCTGGCCCGCAGTATCGAGACTCTGGTGGCGCTGCGTGACGAGGGCAAGGCGCGCAGCATCGGCGTGGCCAACTTCCCGCTGGGGCTGCTGCGCCAGGTGGTGGAAACCCTGGGTGCGCCGCTGTCGGCGATCCAGGTCGAGTACCACGTGCTGCTCGGCCAGCCAGCGCTGCTGGACTATGCCCGCCGCCACGATCTACTGCTCACCGCCTACACCCCGCTGGCCCGCGGCCAGGCAGCGGCACACCCGGTGATCCAGGCGATCGCCGGCAAGCATGGCGTGCTACCCAGCCAGGTGGCGCTGAAATGGTTGCTGGACCAGGACGGCGTGGCAGTGATCCCCAAGGCGAGCAGCCGCGCTAACCAGCTGGCCAACCTGGCAGCTCTGAACGTGCAGCTGGATGACCAGGACCGCGCGGCGATTGCCGGCTTGCCGAAAGACCAGCGGGTGGTCAGCCCGGCGTTTGCACCGGACTGGGACAGCTGA
- a CDS encoding GNAT family N-acetyltransferase: MLPIELLATTADQAPLIRNLYQFYAYESSDWEQEDVEVDGRFYIHDEHLQRYWQADGWGAYLVLADGFIAGFVLVERSELPGIEAFELADLFILKKYRRQGIGRAVALQFLGGEGDWLLRCYAQDAPAVAFCNAVLVGLSRPAQAIALEDEPELLNYLVTGVRH, translated from the coding sequence ATGCTGCCTATCGAACTGCTGGCCACCACCGCTGACCAGGCCCCGCTGATCCGCAACCTCTACCAGTTCTACGCCTACGAGTCCTCCGACTGGGAGCAGGAAGACGTCGAGGTGGATGGCCGCTTCTACATCCACGACGAGCACCTGCAACGCTACTGGCAAGCCGATGGCTGGGGCGCCTACCTGGTGCTGGCAGACGGCTTCATTGCCGGCTTCGTCTTGGTGGAGCGCAGCGAGCTGCCCGGCATCGAAGCATTCGAGCTGGCTGACCTGTTCATTCTGAAAAAGTACCGCCGGCAGGGCATCGGCCGGGCGGTGGCGTTGCAGTTTCTGGGCGGCGAGGGCGATTGGCTGTTGCGCTGTTACGCCCAGGATGCACCTGCGGTGGCCTTCTGCAACGCCGTGCTGGTTGGGTTATCGCGGCCGGCGCAGGCGATCGCCCTGGAGGACGAGCCGGAACTGCTCAATTACCTGGTGACGGGCGTGCGCCATTAG
- the catA gene encoding catechol 1,2-dioxygenase, whose translation MTVKISHTADVQAFFSEVAGLDHAAGNPRFKQIILRVLQDSARLIEDLDITEDEFWHAVDYLNRLGGRNEAGLLAAGLGLEHFLDLLQDAKDAAAGLTGGTPRTIEGPLYVAGAPLAQGEARMDDGTDPGVVMFLQGQVFAADGKPLAGATVDLWHANSQGTYSYFDSSQSDYNLRRRIITDAEGRYRARSIVPSGYGCDPQGPTQECLDLLGRHGQRPAHVHFFISAPGHRHLTTQINFAGDRYLWDDFAYATRDGLVGELRFVEDAAQARDRGVQGERFAELAFDFHLQAAKAPAAEARSHRPRALQGN comes from the coding sequence ATGACCGTAAAGATTTCCCACACTGCCGATGTTCAGGCGTTCTTCAGCGAAGTGGCCGGCCTGGACCATGCCGCAGGCAACCCGCGCTTCAAGCAGATCATCCTGCGTGTACTGCAGGACAGCGCCCGGCTGATCGAGGACCTGGACATCACCGAGGATGAGTTCTGGCATGCCGTGGACTACCTCAACCGCCTGGGCGGGCGCAACGAAGCCGGGCTGCTGGCGGCAGGCCTGGGCCTCGAGCACTTCCTCGACCTGCTGCAGGACGCCAAGGACGCCGCGGCCGGCCTGACCGGCGGCACCCCGCGTACCATCGAGGGCCCGCTGTATGTGGCGGGCGCGCCGCTGGCGCAGGGCGAAGCGCGTATGGACGATGGCACCGACCCGGGCGTGGTGATGTTCCTCCAGGGTCAGGTGTTCGCTGCCGACGGCAAGCCGCTGGCCGGTGCCACCGTTGACCTGTGGCACGCCAACAGCCAGGGCACGTATTCCTACTTCGACTCCAGCCAGTCCGACTACAACCTGCGCCGGCGCATCATCACCGACGCCGAGGGCCGCTACCGCGCACGTTCCATCGTGCCCTCGGGGTATGGCTGCGACCCGCAGGGGCCGACCCAGGAATGCCTGGACCTGCTCGGCCGCCACGGCCAGCGCCCGGCACATGTGCACTTCTTCATCTCGGCGCCCGGGCACCGCCATCTGACCACGCAGATCAACTTTGCCGGTGACCGGTATTTGTGGGATGACTTTGCCTATGCCACCCGCGACGGGCTGGTTGGCGAGCTGCGCTTTGTCGAGGATGCTGCGCAAGCCCGCGACCGCGGTGTGCAGGGCGAGCGCTTTGCCGAGCTGGCCTTCGACTTCCACCTGCAGGCGGCCAAGGCCCCGGCAGCCGAGGCGCGCAGCCATCGCCCGCGGGCATTGCAAGGCAACTGA
- the catC gene encoding muconolactone Delta-isomerase, translating into MLFHVKMTVKLPVDMDPAKAARLKADEKELAQRLQREGTWRHLWRIAGHYANYSVFDMPSIEALHDTLMQLPLFPYMDIEVDGLCRHPSSIRSDDR; encoded by the coding sequence ATGCTGTTCCACGTGAAGATGACCGTGAAACTGCCGGTCGACATGGACCCGGCCAAGGCCGCCCGGCTCAAGGCCGATGAAAAGGAACTGGCCCAGCGCCTGCAGCGCGAAGGTACCTGGCGCCACCTGTGGCGCATTGCCGGGCACTACGCCAACTACAGCGTGTTCGATATGCCCAGCATCGAAGCGCTGCACGACACCCTGATGCAACTGCCACTGTTCCCGTACATGGACATCGAGGTCGACGGCCTGTGCCGGCACCCCTCGTCGATCCGCAGCGACGACCGCTGA